The following proteins are encoded in a genomic region of Labeo rohita strain BAU-BD-2019 chromosome 5, IGBB_LRoh.1.0, whole genome shotgun sequence:
- the nr2f1a gene encoding nuclear receptor subfamily 2 group F member 1-A: MAMVVSVWRDPQEDVAGGPPSGPNPAAQPAREQQQAASAAPHTPQTPSQPGPPSTPGTAGDKGSQNSGQSQQHIECVVCGDKSSGKHYGQFTCEGCKSFFKRSVRRNLTYTCRANRNCPIDQHHRNQCQYCRLKKCLKVGMRREAVQRGRMPPTQPNPGQYALTNGDPLNGHCYLSGYISLLLRAEPYPTSRYGSQCMQPNNIMGIENICELAARLLFSAVEWARNIPFFPDLQITDQVSLLRLTWSELFVLNAAQCSMPLHVAPLLAAAGLHASPMSADRVVAFMDHIRIFQEQVEKLKALHVDSAEYSCIKAIVLFTSDACGLSDAAHIESLQEKSQCALEEYVRSQYPNQPSRFGKLLLRLPSLRTVSSSVIEQLFFVRLVGKTPIETLIRDMLLSGSSFNWPYMSIQ; the protein is encoded by the exons ATGGCAATGGTAGTTAGCGTCTGGCGAGATCCGCAGGAAGACGTGGCCGGAGGACCTCCGAGCGGCCCCAATCCAGCAGCTCAGCCGGCGAGGGAGCAACAGCAGGCGGCGTCAGCGGCACCACACACTCCGCAGACCCCCAGTCAGCCAGGACCCCCGTCCACACCAGGGACGGCTGGCGACAAGGGCAGCCAGAATTCTGGACAGAGTCAGCAGCATATAGAATGTGTTGTTTGCGGGGACAAATCGAGCGGCAAGCACTATGGTCAATTCACCTGCGAAGGATGCAAAAGTTTCTTCAAGAGGAGTGTCCGAAGGAACTTAACATATACATGTCGTGCCAACAGGAACTGTCCTATTGACCAGCACCATCGTAATCAGTGCCAATATTGTCGGCTGAAGAAGTGTTTAAAAGTGGGCATGCGGCGGGAAG CGGTTCAGCGAGGAAGAATGCCTCCAACCCAACCGAACCCGGGCCAGTACGCGCTAACGAACGGGGATCCTCTGAACGGTCATTGCTATCTCTCCGGATACATCTCGTTACTACTTCGGGCCGAGCCTTATCCTACGTCTCGCTATGGCAGCCAGTGCATGCAGCCCAATAATATTATGGGGATCGAGAACATCTGCGAGCTTGCAGCTCGCCTGCTCTTCAGTGCTGTGGAATGGGCGAGGAACATCCCTTTCTTTCCCGACCTGCAGATCACCGACCAGGTGTCCCTGCTCAGACTGACATGGAGCGAGTTATTTGTGCTAAACGCGGCTCAGTGCTCCATGCCCCTACATGTGGCCCCACTGCTCGCCGCCGCCGGCCTGCACGCCTCGCCTATGTCGGCGGACCGCGTCGTGGCCTTCATGGATCACATTCGTATCTTCCAGGAGCAGGTCGAGAAGCTCAAAGCACTGCACGTCGATTCTGCAGAATACAGCTGCATTAAGGCAATAGTGCTCTTCACATCAG ACGCTTGCGGCCTGTCAGATGCTGCACACATCGAGAGCCTGCAGGAGAAGTCTCAGTGCGCCCTGGAGGAGTACGTGAGGAGCCAGTACCCGAACCAGCCCAGTCGCTTTGGCAAGCTTTTACTGCGACTGCCTTCTCTCCGCACTGTCTCTTCGTCAGTAATTGAACAGCTGTTCTTCGTTCGCTTGGTAGGTAAAACTCCCATTGAAACCCTCATCAGGGATATGTTATTATCCGGGAGCAGCTTCAACTGGCCCTACATGTCCATTCAATGA